The Montipora capricornis isolate CH-2021 chromosome 3, ASM3666992v2, whole genome shotgun sequence genome window below encodes:
- the LOC138042966 gene encoding perlucin-like protein isoform X1, which yields MKALSVLLLLLAVVTSRIAALDDAKLVEMFKQTFGAQCPSGWERFGRYCYLVSGSILSRDQARSYCKTRGGDLVKINSAEENEFVLNLIQQRQPSLRLVWIDLKWDSSIKQFLWNDHSVPVYKNWAPQEPNGKANEPCGNMWIGYSISVRPSGTWNDRPCTNISSYPCGPVCKRLP from the exons ATGAAAGCATTGTccgttcttcttcttcttcttgctgTCGTTACATCACGTATAGCAG CTCTTGACGATGCAAAACTGGTGGAAATGTTCAAACAAACATTTG GTGCACAATGTCCCAGTGGCTGGGAAAGGTTTGGAAGATACTGTTATCTTGTGAGTGGATCTATCCTGTCACGGGACCAAGCAAGATCATACTGCAAAACACGAGGCGGAGACTTGGTCAAAATCAACAGCGCAGAAGAGAACGAGTTCGTTCTGAACCTGATACAACAGCGCCAGCCATCGTTACGACTGGTTTGGATTGACCTCAAATGGGACTCGAGCATCAAACAGTTCCTGTGGAATGACCACTCCGTTCCAGTATACAAGAACTGGGCTCCTCAAGAACCAAATGGAAAGGCCAATGAACCATGTGGAAACATGTGGATTGGGTACAGCATCTCGGTCCGGCCATCAGGCACTTGGAATGACCGCCCCTGTACCAATATCTCAAGCTATCCCTGTGGGCCTGTGTGCAAAAGGCTTCCCTAA